The Tindallia californiensis genome segment TTTTTCTGAAATCATGTCTATAATGGAATATAAGGTTAGGAGGACATACAATGAAAACACATCATAAAAGCCAACGTTTAGGAACTGAAGCGATTTTACCCTTACTGTTTCGTTTGTCAATCCCCGGTATGGTTTCTATGTCTGTTCAAGCACTATACAATGTGGTAGACAGCCTTTTTGTAGCCAGAGTCAGCGAAAATGCTTTGACGGCACTAGCCATTGCTTTTCCTGTTCATATTTTCATCATCGCCTTATCAACAGGAACAGGTATTGGTACTAGTGCCCTTATTTCAAGAATGCTTGGTAAGGACAATCGTCAGGGGGCTTTCCTTGTAGCTCAGCATGTCATTACAGCTGGGCTTGTTTACGGAGTTCTATCTGGCTTAGCAGGCATCTTTCTTTCAGAGTCTATTGTGTCTATTTTTACAAATGATCCTGAGGTATTGGTTCAAGGCACGCAATATGTCCGCATTCTTCTTTTAGGCTCTGTCTTTCTCTATGTTTCGATTATTGCCAGTGATATTATGAGAGGCCAGGGAAATACATTTGTACCAATGTTAGCCTTGATGATCGGCGCCATTACAAACATTGTTTTGGATCCCTTTATGATTTTTGGTATTGGTATTTTTCCTAGATGGGAGGTTCTTGGTGCTGCTTTGGCTACTGTTATTTCTAAAGCCATCAGTTGCTTGTTTATTTTAGTTGTTTTGTATGGCGGCAATAATGAAATCAAACCTCGTCTCGAAGGTTTTTCTTTTGATTTTAGCATTTTGGCTGAGGTGTATAAAATCGGGCTTCCAAACATGGTCATGCAAGTAATGACCTCTTTTATGATCGGCATCCTAAACAGCATTGTTGGTGCTTATTCTGAAGTTGCTATCGCTGTCAATGGGGTATATTTTCGATTGCAATCTTTTGCTATTATGCCCGTTTTCGGATTAACTCAAGCTTATATCCCTATTATTGGTTATAATTATGGGGCTGGAAACACAGAGAGAATGAAAAAAACAGTTCTTTATGCTTTAATGGCAGGATTTCTTATCACAGGTACCGGTTCACTATTATTTCGCTTTTTTCCAGTTCAGCTAATGAGCCTTTTTAATCCTGGTGAAGAAATGTTGGAAATCGGGGTGCACACTCTCCAAACCATTTCCATCGGCTTATTTGTAGTTGGCCCCGCTATTATTGGCGCTACCACTTTTCAAGCAATCGGCAAGGGGCTCCCAGCACTGGCCTTATCTTTTTTGCGCCAAATGATTTTATTAATTCCACTAGCATACTTATTTGGCCATTTATGGGGTCTTTATGCTGTATGGTATGCATTTCCCGCTTCTGAATTTATCGCTTTTGTTATTATGATTCTATGGTTGGGTAGTAAGCTAAAGAGGGTTTTTAGGGAAATGGAAACGCAGCAAGCTGCCCCGCTCTAATGTACAACGTGTTTTTAATATCACAGAATACTGGAGGTTTATAGGATGGATGAAAGAAAAATAGTATTAAAAGCATCAATAAAAGGCATGATGAGTATGTTAATAAAATTCGTCTCTCTATTAGTGGTCGTAATGATTGTTTTTTTCAGAGTAAGACAATTCCAGCAATCGATCATGCAGGAATACTCTGTTGGTTACATTTCAGCTCTTACACAGATTTTGGATACAGATATGGAAATAATTGAACTGGGAATGCTTCTTATTTCTTACCTTGTCAGTTTAGCTTTATTAGCCGCTATTATTTATTCTTTATATCACTTGTTTTCCTTGCTTTTTGGACTTTCGTCCATTACTATCATCGATTTTCAACAAGGAAGGATTGTTCAAAAGTCTCTTCGTTTCCCCTTTTTGCGTATTGAAGACGAAAATAGATTTCATCAACTGATTCAAATTCGAATTGAACAAAATCTTATTGACGGTATTTTGCAGGGTGGAACGCTTTACATTGAATACTTAGTAGAAAGCCAACTGGATTCTCAGTTGCGAGTTTTATTGATCCCCTATGTTAAAGATCCTGACAAAGTCAAACGCAAGCTTCTTTCTTATTAAAAAAATCCGATCTCTTGTACAGAGATCGGATTTTTTAGCTTATCATACTATCTTTCGAAAATCTTTTTCTGCCATTGGCTTATAATAAAAATACCCCTGCACATTTTCGCAACCAAAAAGTTTTAATATGTTGATCTGCTCTATTTCTTCAACACCTTCAGCTGTCACTTTAAGGTTGAGTTCATGTGCCATATTAATAATCTGCCTAACAATTGCCGCCTCTTTTTTATTTTTTTCCAGCTGACTTATAAAGGCTTTATCTATTTTCAGAATATCCAAGGGCAACGCTCTCAAATAATTTAGTGATGAATAGCCGGTTCCAAAATCATCTAAGGCTACCTTTACTCCTAAATTTCTTATCTTTTCTAACACTTTCACACTATGATGCATGTTTTCCATCGCAACATTTTCCGTTATTTCGATATGCAGATATTGAGGATCCATTTCATAATAATGTATTAACTTTTCAATCCACTCGGAGATATCTTGTCTCTTAAACTGAACGGGAGATATATTAACAGAAACCATTAGAGAGGTTCCTTTACTATCCTTCCAATCTCTCTGGTGTTTTAATACCGTTTCCATTACCCATTGTCCTATAGGGAGAATTTGACCAGTCTCTTCTGCAATATCAATAAAATGAAAAGGTGATAGAATCCCTTCTGTCGGGTGGTTCCATCGAATCAAAGCTTCCGCTCCACAGATTTGAGAGGTAGATAAATCTAATATAGGTTGGTAGTATACCAAAAACTCTTCTCGCTGAATAGCATACCGAAGGTCTTTTTCTTTTTCCATCCAAGTAGCTACGCGTTCACGAATGTTTTGATCAAAAAACCGGTACTTATTTTTTCCACCTGCTTTTGCCTCATTCATTGCAACATCCGCATGTTGAATGAGTGTATCTCTATCATCCCCATCATCTGGATAAACTGCTATTCCTATACTCGCTCCAATAAAAAATTCTGACTCTTCTATCGTAAAAGGAGTTTCAAAAGACTTTAATACATCCAACGCTAGCTCCTCTACCTCTATCAAACTATCTATTCTTGGCTTTAAGAGAAAAAATTCATCCCCTCCGGACCTGGCCACTATTTCTCCGTTATTGGCAATTCCCTCAAAACGACGTGCTACTTGTTTTAACATTTCATCGCCAACCAAATGTCCCCTAGTGTCATTTATCCTTTTAAAATCGTCTAAGTCAACAATTAAAAGTGCAAACTGCTTGTTTTTTCTTTGATGGGATAGCAATACTTTTTTTAGATGATCGTAAAATAAGGTTCTGTTTCCTAGTTTTGTTAGTTTATCATAAAATGCCATATCATACATTTCCATCATCATTTTTTTCTGACCAGTAACATCCAGATGAGAACCCGCCATACGTAACACATTGCCATCCTTATCTCTTGCAACTTTTCCTCTGCTTTGAACCCAACGATAGTCTCCTTTTTTTTCTTTCATCCTATACTCACAGTAATAATAAGGAACGTTACCTATTGAATGTTGCTCTTCGGCTTTTTTAGCTGTCAGAAAATCATCAGGATGCACCAGAGATTTCCAGCCTTCGTAAGTGTTACCAATCTCCTCCTCGTCATAACCAAGCATTTCTTTCGTTCGGCTAAACATCATTGTGCCGGTTTGTTTATTGAAATCCCATATATTTTCATTACTACCTTCAACAATAAGCCTATATTTTTCTTCTGTTTCAGTCAAAACAATTTGTTGTTTTTTTAGGCTGTTATAATTTTCCTCAAGTTCTGATTCCATCGCAATCAATTCTTCGTAAGAGCTTTCCAGTTCTTCATAACTCATTAATAATCGATGCCGAGATTCCTTAAGCTTTTGCATTTGGTTGTATATTAATACAAACAGCAATATGCCTGTAATAAATACATAGAACCACCCTTTATAAGTCTGCATGATTCTATAATGGTGAGGATCTGAAACAAGATATAGCAGTATTTTATCAGAAAGAGCAATCCAAAATAAACCCACAACCATGTATATGCTTGTAATTTTCCATGGAATTTTCTCAAAGCTGGTTAATTGAAGGTTATTTCGCTCAGCAACTTGCCTAGCTTTTTCTTTTTCCAGTACTCCCATATACCTGCCTCCTCCATGACGATCACCTAAATCTAAAAGTAAGTTCTAATATTTGCTCTATACCCTTCTTACTATTTTTGTAACGACTACTTATGATCAAAGTAAGGGCTTTTCATTAAAATACCTTCTCAACTCTTTTTATTTTCTATGGTTTATTTCTCTGCTTAACCATTCTTTCGGGACAAAAGAAAAAACTCCTGCTTTTTGCAGAAGTTTACCCACTGAATGCCTTAATTCTTCTATTTCTTACTTCTTGAATGTGAAAATAGCCTGTCATAAAACCGCTTATTAAACAAACCAACCAAAACGTTACTGTCCGAAAAATCAGCGTCAGTACCAGTGCCAGAGAAGGGTCTATGCCAGCAATCGTTAACAATACTACCATCGCTCCTTCAAAGGTGCCTACACTTCCAGGCAAAGCAGGTATCATAGCCACCGTATAGGCAATAAAGACAACAGCCGCTGCCACCCAAAACCGAACCTCTATACCTAAGTCAGTTGTTAGCATAATCATTTTCAAGGGATATAGAAGCCAAATAACACTAGCTAGCATTAATTGTATTGCCATTTCAAATTTATTCGTTCTCATCCGAAGCCAATGTCTTTTGGATTCATCCGCTATTTTCCCGATACTCTTTATCCTATCAGCATGTTTCTTCTTAATTATTCTGTATGCGCAAGTTCCGATAATACAAATAAAAATAAGGAGTCCGGCATAATAGAATAGGTATTTCCACTGATTTTCGCTAACATTCCACGCCCATTTAGCCGATATATTCGTCCAGAAATGCATCAAATACATGCTCGATAATAGTATGGTGTACCCAAGAAAAACAAGGCCACTAAGACTTTTTTGTATCATTAATAATGAAGCGGCTTCTTCCCCAGTCCAACGTAAACGTTCCTTAAACCACCACACTTTAACAGCCTCTCCACCGATTTTAACCGATGGTGTGATCGATTCAACAAAACTTCCAGCCATATTCATTCGAAGCATCTGCTTAATAGTCACTTCACGATAATTTGACCAGGCTAGCCTTTTCCACTGATATGCAATCAGCAGTTGAGTGATGATCTGCAAAAAAATCAATAATAAAAGCGTTTTCTTACTGATCCCCTTAAATCCGTCGATCACAGAAGCTATATCCGTCTGCCAGATAAGTAGCAATACCAACAGGCTTCCAATGATTGTCACTATTCCCTTTTGAGTCCGACTCATATTCTTTTCCTCCACAAACCACCATACAAGTTCCTTTTATCGTTTTTCGAGGGTTCAACAAAAGCTTTTTATTGCTAGTTAGCATCTCGTTGCTATACTTTCCATAGGATCGGTCATAAAATTTCTCCATCCATGCACGAGGAAACCTAGCCAAAATTTTCGTACCCGGGTGTGTGTTTTTCTGGAGATGAGCTAAAACCTCTTCTCTATTTTTCACCTGAAGAGCTATATGAACTACTTGATAATTTTTAGGATCAAAACTCTGACCACATCCTACATACACATTAATATCTTTGTTTTTACCCATTCGTTGTAAAAGGTCAGAGGCATGTTGTACAGCCTCTTGATCACAATCCAAAACGTCCACCTTAGCTCCTGTTTGGC includes the following:
- a CDS encoding MATE family efflux transporter gives rise to the protein MKTHHKSQRLGTEAILPLLFRLSIPGMVSMSVQALYNVVDSLFVARVSENALTALAIAFPVHIFIIALSTGTGIGTSALISRMLGKDNRQGAFLVAQHVITAGLVYGVLSGLAGIFLSESIVSIFTNDPEVLVQGTQYVRILLLGSVFLYVSIIASDIMRGQGNTFVPMLALMIGAITNIVLDPFMIFGIGIFPRWEVLGAALATVISKAISCLFILVVLYGGNNEIKPRLEGFSFDFSILAEVYKIGLPNMVMQVMTSFMIGILNSIVGAYSEVAIAVNGVYFRLQSFAIMPVFGLTQAYIPIIGYNYGAGNTERMKKTVLYALMAGFLITGTGSLLFRFFPVQLMSLFNPGEEMLEIGVHTLQTISIGLFVVGPAIIGATTFQAIGKGLPALALSFLRQMILLIPLAYLFGHLWGLYAVWYAFPASEFIAFVIMILWLGSKLKRVFREMETQQAAPL
- a CDS encoding bifunctional diguanylate cyclase/phosphodiesterase, with product MGVLEKEKARQVAERNNLQLTSFEKIPWKITSIYMVVGLFWIALSDKILLYLVSDPHHYRIMQTYKGWFYVFITGILLFVLIYNQMQKLKESRHRLLMSYEELESSYEELIAMESELEENYNSLKKQQIVLTETEEKYRLIVEGSNENIWDFNKQTGTMMFSRTKEMLGYDEEEIGNTYEGWKSLVHPDDFLTAKKAEEQHSIGNVPYYYCEYRMKEKKGDYRWVQSRGKVARDKDGNVLRMAGSHLDVTGQKKMMMEMYDMAFYDKLTKLGNRTLFYDHLKKVLLSHQRKNKQFALLIVDLDDFKRINDTRGHLVGDEMLKQVARRFEGIANNGEIVARSGGDEFFLLKPRIDSLIEVEELALDVLKSFETPFTIEESEFFIGASIGIAVYPDDGDDRDTLIQHADVAMNEAKAGGKNKYRFFDQNIRERVATWMEKEKDLRYAIQREEFLVYYQPILDLSTSQICGAEALIRWNHPTEGILSPFHFIDIAEETGQILPIGQWVMETVLKHQRDWKDSKGTSLMVSVNISPVQFKRQDISEWIEKLIHYYEMDPQYLHIEITENVAMENMHHSVKVLEKIRNLGVKVALDDFGTGYSSLNYLRALPLDILKIDKAFISQLEKNKKEAAIVRQIINMAHELNLKVTAEGVEEIEQINILKLFGCENVQGYFYYKPMAEKDFRKIV
- a CDS encoding lysylphosphatidylglycerol synthase transmembrane domain-containing protein, producing the protein MSRTQKGIVTIIGSLLVLLLIWQTDIASVIDGFKGISKKTLLLLIFLQIITQLLIAYQWKRLAWSNYREVTIKQMLRMNMAGSFVESITPSVKIGGEAVKVWWFKERLRWTGEEAASLLMIQKSLSGLVFLGYTILLSSMYLMHFWTNISAKWAWNVSENQWKYLFYYAGLLIFICIIGTCAYRIIKKKHADRIKSIGKIADESKRHWLRMRTNKFEMAIQLMLASVIWLLYPLKMIMLTTDLGIEVRFWVAAAVVFIAYTVAMIPALPGSVGTFEGAMVVLLTIAGIDPSLALVLTLIFRTVTFWLVCLISGFMTGYFHIQEVRNRRIKAFSG